In one window of Mercurialis annua linkage group LG4, ddMerAnnu1.2, whole genome shotgun sequence DNA:
- the LOC126677346 gene encoding uncharacterized protein LOC126677346 isoform X2 → MALFSILLEILKRPTNTIGDLLIDLSIFTLPLWIAVMIGILVGWTWKPKWATLATRQIASTHKLSSSPALAPAESSSTFFNSFKPQFPWVAHHPIQNPSSSSSTAPPLLAADSSSPQFDKQQSKIVNDDDLEHLWKIVEEKDGGPAWIQMMDRSTPTMSYQAWRRDPETGPPQYRSRTVYEDVVPELMRDFFWDDEFRSKWDDMLLHAATLEECPTTGTMMVQWVRKFPFFCSDREYIIGRRIWESGRTYYCVTKGVPCSSVPRRNKPRRVDLYYSSWCIRAVESKRGDGQLTACEVLLFHHEDMGIPWEIAKLGVRQGMWGAVKKIEPGLRAYQKHRAAGGPLTHCALMAQINTKVGSDYLKSLESNTSISTEEESEDVSKKIGGNMPKLLMVGGAIALACTLDRGLLTKAVIFGVARRFAKIGRRL, encoded by the exons ATGGCTTTGTTCTCAATTCTGCTGGAGATTTTGAAACGGCCAACTAATACCATTGGGGATCTCCTAATTGACCTCTCCATCTTTACGCTTCCTTTATGGATTGCGGTCATGATTGGAATTTTAGTTGGATGGACATGGAAACCCAAATGGGCCACTTTGGCAACTAGACAAATTGCCTCTACACACAAACTCTCATCGTCTCCCGCGCTGGCGCCGGCTGAATCTTCCTCAACTTTCTTTAATTCTTTCAAACCTCAGTTCCCATGGGTTGCTCACCATCCTATTCAAaacccttcttcttcttcctccacTGCGCCGCCTCTCCTTGCTGCTGATTCCAG TTCACCCCAGTTTGACAAACAACAATCAAAAATTGTGAATGATGATGATTTAGAGCATTTGTGGAAAATTGTGGAAGAGAAAGATGGTGGCCCTGCTTGGATTCAGATGATGGACCGTTCTACCCCGACTATGTCCTATCAAGCTTGGCGCAGAGACCCTGAG ACCGGCCCTCCACAATATCGTAGCAGAACTGTTTATGAGGATGTTGTTCCTGAACTCATGAGGGACTTCTTTTGGGATGATGAATTTCGGTCCAAGTGGGACGACATGCTTTTACATGCTGCAACTTTGGAGGAGTGCCCAACCACAGGGACCATGATGGTCCAGTGGGTACGCAAG TTTCCCTTCTTCTGTAGTGACAGAGAGTACATCATAGGCCGTCGAATTTGGGAATCAGGTCGAACGTATTACTGTGTTACGAAG GGAGTTCCTTGCTCCTCTGTGCCTAGACGCAATAAACCTAGACGTGTTGATTTGTATTATTCAAGCTGGTGCATTCGTGCAG TTGAGTCAAAAAGAGGAGATGGACAGCTAACTGCTTGTGAGGTGCTACTCTTTCATCATGAAGACATGGGTATTCCTTGGGAAATTGCAAAACTTGGAGTTCGGCAGGGTATGTGGGGAGCTGTGAAGAAGATCGAGCCTGGTTTACGTGCATATCAGAAGCACAGGGCTGCCGGAGGCCCACTTACACATTGTGCTTTAATGGCTCAGATAAACACCAAAGTTGGCTCAGATTATCTGAAATCTCTGGAGAGCAATACTAGTATTTCGACAGAGGAAGAAAGTGAGGATGTGTCCAAGAAAATCGGGGGAAACATGCCTAAGCTGCTAATGGTTGGTGGGGCTATTGCCCTGGCTTGTACTCTCGACCGGGGGTTATTAACTAAGGCAGTTATATTTGGAGTAGCCAGAAGATTTGCAAAAATTGGGAGGAGGTTGTGA
- the LOC126677346 gene encoding uncharacterized protein LOC126677346 isoform X1 yields the protein MALFSILLEILKRPTNTIGDLLIDLSIFTLPLWIAVMIGILVGWTWKPKWATLATRQIASTHKLSSSPALAPAESSSTFFNSFKPQFPWVAHHPIQNPSSSSSTAPPLLAADSSSSPQFDKQQSKIVNDDDLEHLWKIVEEKDGGPAWIQMMDRSTPTMSYQAWRRDPETGPPQYRSRTVYEDVVPELMRDFFWDDEFRSKWDDMLLHAATLEECPTTGTMMVQWVRKFPFFCSDREYIIGRRIWESGRTYYCVTKGVPCSSVPRRNKPRRVDLYYSSWCIRAVESKRGDGQLTACEVLLFHHEDMGIPWEIAKLGVRQGMWGAVKKIEPGLRAYQKHRAAGGPLTHCALMAQINTKVGSDYLKSLESNTSISTEEESEDVSKKIGGNMPKLLMVGGAIALACTLDRGLLTKAVIFGVARRFAKIGRRL from the exons ATGGCTTTGTTCTCAATTCTGCTGGAGATTTTGAAACGGCCAACTAATACCATTGGGGATCTCCTAATTGACCTCTCCATCTTTACGCTTCCTTTATGGATTGCGGTCATGATTGGAATTTTAGTTGGATGGACATGGAAACCCAAATGGGCCACTTTGGCAACTAGACAAATTGCCTCTACACACAAACTCTCATCGTCTCCCGCGCTGGCGCCGGCTGAATCTTCCTCAACTTTCTTTAATTCTTTCAAACCTCAGTTCCCATGGGTTGCTCACCATCCTATTCAAaacccttcttcttcttcctccacTGCGCCGCCTCTCCTTGCTGCTGATTCCAG CAGTTCACCCCAGTTTGACAAACAACAATCAAAAATTGTGAATGATGATGATTTAGAGCATTTGTGGAAAATTGTGGAAGAGAAAGATGGTGGCCCTGCTTGGATTCAGATGATGGACCGTTCTACCCCGACTATGTCCTATCAAGCTTGGCGCAGAGACCCTGAG ACCGGCCCTCCACAATATCGTAGCAGAACTGTTTATGAGGATGTTGTTCCTGAACTCATGAGGGACTTCTTTTGGGATGATGAATTTCGGTCCAAGTGGGACGACATGCTTTTACATGCTGCAACTTTGGAGGAGTGCCCAACCACAGGGACCATGATGGTCCAGTGGGTACGCAAG TTTCCCTTCTTCTGTAGTGACAGAGAGTACATCATAGGCCGTCGAATTTGGGAATCAGGTCGAACGTATTACTGTGTTACGAAG GGAGTTCCTTGCTCCTCTGTGCCTAGACGCAATAAACCTAGACGTGTTGATTTGTATTATTCAAGCTGGTGCATTCGTGCAG TTGAGTCAAAAAGAGGAGATGGACAGCTAACTGCTTGTGAGGTGCTACTCTTTCATCATGAAGACATGGGTATTCCTTGGGAAATTGCAAAACTTGGAGTTCGGCAGGGTATGTGGGGAGCTGTGAAGAAGATCGAGCCTGGTTTACGTGCATATCAGAAGCACAGGGCTGCCGGAGGCCCACTTACACATTGTGCTTTAATGGCTCAGATAAACACCAAAGTTGGCTCAGATTATCTGAAATCTCTGGAGAGCAATACTAGTATTTCGACAGAGGAAGAAAGTGAGGATGTGTCCAAGAAAATCGGGGGAAACATGCCTAAGCTGCTAATGGTTGGTGGGGCTATTGCCCTGGCTTGTACTCTCGACCGGGGGTTATTAACTAAGGCAGTTATATTTGGAGTAGCCAGAAGATTTGCAAAAATTGGGAGGAGGTTGTGA
- the LOC126677261 gene encoding beta-1,6-galactosyltransferase GALT31A isoform X2, with amino-acid sequence MDEEISSIRERQSKMSHPVLNCEKKENFVQAGDILSQVSQTHDVILTLDKTISSLEMQLAAARAVKGNSEEGSPVGTKSATEPLKERQKVFFVMGIITAFSSRKRRDSIRKTWMPKGEELRKLETEKGIIIRFVIGHSASPGGVLDRAIDAEEEQHKDFLRLNHVEGYHELSSKTQIYFSTAVSRWDADFYMKVDDDVHINIGMVGSTLARHRSKPRVYMGCMKSGPVLSQKGVKYQEPEYWKFGEEGNKYFRHASGQIYVISKDLATYISVNRNILHRYANEDVSLGSWFIGLDVEHIDDRSLCCGTPPDCEWKAQAGNPCAASFDWTCSGICKSVERMEEVHERCGEGDGAMWHTSF; translated from the exons ATGGACGAGGAGATTTCATCTATTCGGGAACGTCAATCAAAAATGTCTCATCCTGTACTTAACTGTGAAAAGAAG GAGAATTTTGTCCAGGCAGGCGACATCCTTTCTCAAGTTTCACAAACGCATGATGTAATCCT GACGCTAGACAAAACAATCTCCTCATTGGAAATGCAGCTTGCTGCTGCAAGAGCTGTCAAAGGCAACAGTGAGGAAGGATCTCCAGTAGGCACCAAATCTGCAACTGAGCCCTTGAAAGAGAGGCAGAAAGTTTTCTTTGTTATGGGTATAATAACAGCATTCAGTAGCAGAAAACGAAGGGATTCGATTAGAAAAACATGGATGCCTAAAG GAGAGGAATTAAGGAAGTTGGAAACAGAGAAGGGTATCATAATACGATTTGTAATTGGACACAG TGCATCACCAGGTGGTGTTCTTGATCGTGCTATTGATGCAGAAGAGGAGCAGCATAAGGATTTCCTGCGGTTG AATCATGTTGAAGGATACCATGAACTGTCATCAAAAACACAAATATACTTTTCAACGGCAGTCTCTAGGTGGGATGCTGATTTCTATATGAAAGTTGACGATGATGTACACATAAATATTG GTATGGTTGGCTCTACTCTGGCTCGCCATAGGTCAAAACCCCGAGTTTATATGGGCTGTATGAAATCTGGACCGGTCCTGTCTCAAAA AGGCGTCAAGTACCAGGAACCAGAATACTGGAAATTTGGGGAGGAgggaaataaatattttaggcATGCAAGCGGGCAAATATATGTGATTTCCAAAGATTTGGCCACCTATATTTCAGTAAATAG GAACATACTTCATAGATATGCAAATGAAGATGTCTCGCTAGGATCTTGGTTTATTGGTCTTGATGTGGAGCACATTGATGATCGAAGCCTCTGCTGTGGAACACCGCCTG ACTGTGAGTGGAAGGCTCAAGCGGGGAATCCTTGCGCAGCATCGTTTGACTGGACATGCAGCGGGATTTGCAAGTCGGTGGAGAGAATGGAGGAAGTACATGAGCGGTGTGGGGAAGGTGATGGAGCAATGTGGCACACAAGTTTCTGA
- the LOC126677261 gene encoding beta-1,6-galactosyltransferase GALT31A isoform X1: protein MGFSRTQKPTNGVSTRWVALFCIASFFFGVLVVNRFWAIADPAKMDEEISSIRERQSKMSHPVLNCEKKENFVQAGDILSQVSQTHDVILTLDKTISSLEMQLAAARAVKGNSEEGSPVGTKSATEPLKERQKVFFVMGIITAFSSRKRRDSIRKTWMPKGEELRKLETEKGIIIRFVIGHSASPGGVLDRAIDAEEEQHKDFLRLNHVEGYHELSSKTQIYFSTAVSRWDADFYMKVDDDVHINIGMVGSTLARHRSKPRVYMGCMKSGPVLSQKGVKYQEPEYWKFGEEGNKYFRHASGQIYVISKDLATYISVNRNILHRYANEDVSLGSWFIGLDVEHIDDRSLCCGTPPDCEWKAQAGNPCAASFDWTCSGICKSVERMEEVHERCGEGDGAMWHTSF from the exons ATGGGTTTCAGCAGAACTCAGAAACCCACTAATGGAGTCTCTACTCGATGGGTCGCTCTCTTCTGCATTGCTAGCTTCTTCTTCGGCGTTCTTGTTGTCAACAG GTTTTGGGCCATTGCGGATCCAGCCAAAATGGACGAGGAGATTTCATCTATTCGGGAACGTCAATCAAAAATGTCTCATCCTGTACTTAACTGTGAAAAGAAG GAGAATTTTGTCCAGGCAGGCGACATCCTTTCTCAAGTTTCACAAACGCATGATGTAATCCT GACGCTAGACAAAACAATCTCCTCATTGGAAATGCAGCTTGCTGCTGCAAGAGCTGTCAAAGGCAACAGTGAGGAAGGATCTCCAGTAGGCACCAAATCTGCAACTGAGCCCTTGAAAGAGAGGCAGAAAGTTTTCTTTGTTATGGGTATAATAACAGCATTCAGTAGCAGAAAACGAAGGGATTCGATTAGAAAAACATGGATGCCTAAAG GAGAGGAATTAAGGAAGTTGGAAACAGAGAAGGGTATCATAATACGATTTGTAATTGGACACAG TGCATCACCAGGTGGTGTTCTTGATCGTGCTATTGATGCAGAAGAGGAGCAGCATAAGGATTTCCTGCGGTTG AATCATGTTGAAGGATACCATGAACTGTCATCAAAAACACAAATATACTTTTCAACGGCAGTCTCTAGGTGGGATGCTGATTTCTATATGAAAGTTGACGATGATGTACACATAAATATTG GTATGGTTGGCTCTACTCTGGCTCGCCATAGGTCAAAACCCCGAGTTTATATGGGCTGTATGAAATCTGGACCGGTCCTGTCTCAAAA AGGCGTCAAGTACCAGGAACCAGAATACTGGAAATTTGGGGAGGAgggaaataaatattttaggcATGCAAGCGGGCAAATATATGTGATTTCCAAAGATTTGGCCACCTATATTTCAGTAAATAG GAACATACTTCATAGATATGCAAATGAAGATGTCTCGCTAGGATCTTGGTTTATTGGTCTTGATGTGGAGCACATTGATGATCGAAGCCTCTGCTGTGGAACACCGCCTG ACTGTGAGTGGAAGGCTCAAGCGGGGAATCCTTGCGCAGCATCGTTTGACTGGACATGCAGCGGGATTTGCAAGTCGGTGGAGAGAATGGAGGAAGTACATGAGCGGTGTGGGGAAGGTGATGGAGCAATGTGGCACACAAGTTTCTGA
- the LOC126677264 gene encoding LOW QUALITY PROTEIN: subtilisin-like protease SBT3.3 (The sequence of the model RefSeq protein was modified relative to this genomic sequence to represent the inferred CDS: inserted 2 bases in 1 codon) — MMILSLSDSHHDMLANVVGSKELASESMVYSYKHEFSGFAAKLTESQAQEFANLPGVVGVLPNSLHRLQTTRSWDFSGLSSHSPTNILHNSSMGDGVVIGVFDTGIWPESKAFSDEGLGPIPSRWKGVCVSGGRFNPALHCNKKIIGARWYIDGFLVEYGKPLNLSGDVEFLSARDANGHGTHTASTAAGAFVSNVSYKGLAPGIIRGGAPRARLAIYKVCWDVLGGQCSSADILKAFDEAIHDGVDVLSLSIGSLIPLFLDTDDGRDGIATSSFHAVDKGITVVCGASNDGPSAQTVQNTAPWILNVAASTMDRTFPTPITLGNNKTFLGQAIFTGKDVGLRGLLYPXSSGLDPNAAGSYQSLSLNATSVVGKVVLCFTSTAQRASVTNAVEAVKEAGGVGLIVGKNPSDALYPCSGDFPCIEVDYEIGTWIPFYIRSTRFSTVELSRSRTIVGKHVLPKIAHFSSRGPNSIAPAILKPDIAAPGVNILATTSPLDPFEENGYTMHSGTSMSTPHISGMVALLKALHPQWSPAAIKSALVTTAWRNHPIGYPIFAEGSPQKLANPFDMGGGIVNPNGAADPGLVYDMGTPHYVHYLCAMGYNNTSISSLTRQPIVCLGKETSILDINLPSITIPNLRNSVTITRTLTNVGPTNSIYRAVIEPPIGTYITVKPDKLVFNRKSKKIIFTVTVTAIHQVNTCYYFGSLSWSDGAHTVTSPLSVRTEMSQPYVDEN, encoded by the exons ATGATGATCTTGAGCTTATCAGACTCCCATCATGATATGCTTGCCAATGTTGTTGGAAG CAAGGAATTGGCCTCAGAATCGATGGTGTACAGCTACAAACATGAATTCTCTGGGTTTGCAGCCAAGTTGACAGAGTCTCAAGCTCAAGAGTTTGCTA ATTTGCCAGGAGTTGTTGGAGTTTTACCAAATAGTCTTCACAGGCTGCAAACGACTAGGAGTTGGGACTTCTCAGGCCTTTCTTCTCATTCTCCTACTAATATACTTCATAACAGTAGCATGGGTGATGGAGTTGTAATTGGTGTATTTGACACAG GTATATGGCCCGAGTCTAAAGCATTCAGCGATGAAGGACTTGGACCCATCCCATCCCGCTGGAAAGGTGTTTGTGTTTCCGGGGGGCGCTTCAATCCCGCCCTTCATTGTAACAAGAAAATAATTGGGGCTCGTTGGTATATTGATGGATTTCTTGTCGAGTATGGAAAGCCCCTAAACTTATCTGGTGATGTTGAATTTTTATCTGCAAGAGATGCAAATGGACATGGAACGCACACGGCTAGCACTGCAGCTGGAGCATTTGTGAGCAATGTCAGCTACAAAGGTCTAGCTCCAGGGATTATAAGAGGTGGAGCGCCCCGTGCTCGATTAGCTATTTACAAGGTTTGCTGGGATGTACTTGGAGGACAGTGCTCATCTGCTGATATTTTGAAGGCCTTTGATGAAGCAATACATGATGGGGTTGATGTGTTATCCTTGTCAATTGGCTCTTTAATTCCTCTATTTTTAGACACTGATGATGGACGCGATGGTATAGCTACCAGTTCCTTTCATGCAGTTGATAAGGGCATCACTGTCGTTTGTGGAGCTTCAAATGATGGACCATCTGCTCAGACTGTGCAGAATACAGCACCTTGGATTTTGAATGTTGCAGCAAGCACCATGGATCGAACATTTCCAACCCCCATAACACTGGGGAACAATAAAACATTTCTG GGCCAAGCCATATTTACTGGAAAGGATGTTGGTTTAAGAGGCTTACTTTATCC GTCCTCCGGACTTGACCCCAATGCAGCAGG TTCCTATCAATCTTTATCACTTAATGCTACATCAGTGGTCGGAAAGGTGGTGCTCTGCTTCACCTCAACGGCTCAGAGAGCTTCAGTAACAAACGCCGTAGAAGCTGTCAAGGAAGCAGGTGGAGTAGGGCTGATTGTTGGCAAAAATCCGAGCGATGCATTGTATCCATGCAGTGGCGATTTCCCATGCATTGAAGTGGACTATGAGATTGGGACCTGGATTCCGTTTTACATCCGTTCTACCAG ATTTTCTACAGTAGAGTTGAGTAGATCTAGAACAATCGTGGGGAAGCATGTGTTGCCAAAGATCGCGCATTTCTCATCTAGAGGGCCTAACTCAATTGCTCCAGCAATTCTCAAG CCTGATATAGCTGCACCGGGAGTGAACATATTAGCTACTACTTCACCTCTTGATCCATTCGAGGAAAATGGTTATACCATGCATTCAGGAACGTCTATGTCAACTCCTCATATCTCAGGCATGGTGGCTCTTCTCAAAGCATTGCATCCTCAATGGTCTCCTGCAGCTATTAAGTCTGCACTTGTCACAACGG catggaggaatcatcctatAGGTTATCCAATCTTTGCGGAGGGATCTCCTCAAAAGCTGGCAAACCCATTTGACATGGGAGGAGGCATCGTAAACCCAAATGGAGCAGCAGACCCTGGTCTTGTATATGACATGGGTACACCTCACTACGTTCATTACCTCTGTGCTATGGGTTACAACAATACTTCTATTTCTAGTCTTACAAGACAACCCATAGTGTGCCTTGGGAAAGAAACATCCATCTTGGACATCAACTTGCCTTCCATAACCATACCAAATCTTAGAAACTCGGTTACAATCACCAGAACCCTAACAAATGTAGGACCAACCAATTCCATATACAGAGCTGTGATTGAACCTCCGATTGGCACATATATTACAGTAAAACCAGATAAGTTGGTCTTTAAcagaaaatcaaagaaaatcATCTTCACGGTCACAGTTACAGCAATCCACCAGGTGAATACATGCTACTATTTTGGAAGCCTGTCGTGGAGTGACGGGGCCCATACTGTGACAAGTCCTTTGTCAGTGAGAACAGAAATGTCACAACCTTATGTTGATGAAAACTAG